TAACCGAGAATGAATGGATGAAAGCACGGcagcaaaaaaaaggaaagaagcAAGTGGTTATGGACATCACAACGCCGCGTATGACGAATGTGAaagaaatgaatcgatttataTCCGGATATAttaaacgagtaaaaaattatcTTCCGCGtgactcgaatttttttttgaacaatccagactttttcgatttatggTGTCGAGACTTCAATACGCAAATTAACAATGGATTAAAATGTGATCCCGAATTGCTTTATAAATTATTCCTCCCTGTTGAGTTGATAAATGAAGTCAGGCATATAATTCAGCAGTATTCTTTTTTCTGCCAGGATTATGGAAACAACGAGACCACGGTAACTCGAGAACATGCAATCCTTGAAACAagacaacaaatttttgaagttatGCTTCAAAGTGagtttttagtaaaaatctTTTTGCAATTGAGGCGCACGTTCTACCAGTCCAGAATTCAGCCAATGAGAAGATATtaagtttaaatttttgtatttattttgtaaCATAAAGATTATGCTGGCGTACCTACACGTAGAAAGctttttgttaaatattttttctgattttctcgAACCAAAGattatatataggtacctacctacctatattgaaattttgaaattttgtagtgAAATTATGAGCATCTGGTAACTGGTTTATGCATTTGGATGagatatcacaaaaaaaaaaaaggtattaatGTGATGAACATTGTATTtcatattttgctaaaattaaatCAACTCAGTATCAGCAACCACTGCCACAACTTTTTCGACACTTTTCGTAGCATTTTTGTACTTTGCAAATCATTGCTCTTGTTTTTTCGTCTATTTTACCACCACTCTGTAAAATTTATTCCAGAATTAGTAACATTCGTGAATgcaatttacctatttgtatgtattgtagctcaaattaaaattattttttttatactcacGCAGTCATCATTTTTCGGCCTTCCTGTGCCGCAGAAATCACTGCAACCATCATCGTCGCAACTATTGTTGCAATCCATATTGTTGAACTGAAGTCTgaaatcacttttgaaaatacatattttaagtATAGACAGGTATATTGGACGAAGTCGAATTTTAAAGTCGCACTCCTCTCCTCACcgattttgagtaaaaaatagaCTGTTGTGGAATTATCCAAAAGTGgtcttgtgacctatcaaaatggattaaaattttacgagaaattcgaatattttggcgaaaatactttttgagtatttttgaaagattttgagcCTTacattgggtcatgattttcgaacTTCTTTGAAAAGGTGTCTTATTGAGACCTATAGGAAATTAggaatggattaaaatttcagcagaaaatcaaaatttttcatcaaaactttttttgagcatttttaaagaattttaagctcaaaattgttttatgatttgtggtatttttaaaaaaggtgccATGTTgccatcaaaataggttaaaatttca
The sequence above is a segment of the Planococcus citri chromosome 3, ihPlaCitr1.1, whole genome shotgun sequence genome. Coding sequences within it:
- the LOC135842046 gene encoding uncharacterized protein LOC135842046; protein product: MTKIYFVISALSELFHYRVFVNSSSCATNKASQAILTNMKNESSNVAKENKKTPEAILRATLDEKSDEDISWMTCKYWIDRFVRDVIFLGEEFITENEWMKARQQKKGKKQVVMDITTPRMTNVKEMNRFISGYIKRDYGNNETTVTREHAILETRQQIFEVMLQSEFLVKIFLQLRRTFYQSRIQPMRRY